The following nucleotide sequence is from Alphaproteobacteria bacterium.
GAAGGCCGGGCGGCGTTGCACCGCGTCTGTCTGCTCGTCGATTCGCGCCACGGCCTCAAGGACAGTGACCGAGATATCCTCGAACTGATGGACGAAGCCGCGGTTTCCTACCTGCTGGTGCTGACAAAGGCGGACAAGCCCTCCGGGGCCGCCCTGGCCGCCTGCCTTCGCGAGACGGCGGCGGAAGCCGCGCGCCATCCGGCCTGTTATCCGGCCCTGGCGGTGACCAGCGCGGAATCCGGCCAGGGTATCCCCGAGTTGCGGGCGCTTCTCACGCAATCCGCTGCCGGGTGAGAAATTTGGCACATCCTCCGGAATTGGGATAATGTCCCGCCCCATGAAAACGACCAAGCCAGCCGAAAAAAACGTGTGGCTCGAAAAGGCCAAAACCCTTTCCGAGGCGCTCCCCTATATGCGCCGCTATGCCGGCAGCACCTTCGTGATCAAGTATGGCGGTCACGCGATGGGGGACGAGCATCTGGCCAGCACCTTTGCGCGTGACGTGGTGCTGCTCAAGCAGGTGGGGATCAACCCCGTGGTGGTGCATGGCGGCGGACCGCAGATCGCGGCCATGCTGGAGCGGCTCAAGATCAAGAGCGAATTTGTCGATGGTTTGCGCGTCACCGACGCGGCCACGGTGGACATCGTCGAGATGGTGCTGTCCGGCTCGATCAACAAACAGATCGTCTCGGCTATCAACAAGGCGGGCGGTAATGCGATCGGGCTTTCGGGCAAGGATGGCAACCTGATCACCGCGCGCAAACTGACCAAGACGCAACGGGCGACGGATTCGAATATCGAAAAGATTCTCGATCTTGGCTTCGTGGGCGAACCAAAAGAGGTGAACCCGCGCCTGCTTCAGGACATGCAGAATTCGGCCGTCATCCCGGTCATCGCGCCGATCGGCGTGGGCACGCGGGGCGAGACCTACAATATCAATGCCGACACGGCGGCGGGTGCCGTGGCATCAGCCATCAAGGCAACGCGGTTCTACCTGTTGACCGACGTCGCCGGCGTGCTGGATCGCGACGGCAATCTCCTGACCGACCTCGATCTCGAGGAGGCCGAGGCGCGGATCAGCGACGGGACGATCACAGGCGGCATGATCCCCAAGGTTGAGACCTGCATGAGCGCCGTCCGCGCCGGGGTCGAGGCGTCCGTCATCATCGACGGGCGCACGCCCCACGCGCTTCTGCTCGAGATTTTCACGGCCCATGGCGCGGGCACGCTCATCCGGGGGACCGGGAGTGACAAAGCGGGCGAACAGCCCGTCAGCGAGTAGGATCGCGCTCACGCGGCCACAGAGTCGCCGAGATCCAGGAAGAACGAGATCTGCCATTCCATCTCGGATGTCGAGAGGGGGAAATCGACGCCGGCTTTCGGATGCAATACCGAGGCGGGCGAGACGCGGGCCACGCGCATCTGCAGGGTGGTGGAAAGGCGCATGCCCAGGCCCGCTTTCCAGACCAGGGCGGTAATGCCCCGGGCGCTGGCCGAATCGATGATCTTGGTCGCGACCTCCTCCGGCAGATCTGCGAGACAGGCGAGGCCGGCGGCGATGAACGCACTCTCGCGCGCGGCCACGGCCTCGGAAAGAACATCGGCTGTCAGTTCGCCGGCCGCGTGGAGGCGGCGGGCACGGGCGGCGGGCGGCTCGCCGGCCGTGGCGTCGGACTCGGTCTCTTGAAGCCGCTTTTCCATGACGCGCGCGATCGAGTGGAGAACAGCCGGCGAAAGATCGGTCCGCCGGCTCAATTCCTTGAGCAGTGACCGGCTGACAAAGCGCGCGATCCGCGCCAGGGTGGGCCCCGGGATCTGTGTGCGGCGCACCAGCGGCGCGTGCCACGCCTTGATCTCGCGGGCATGATCAGCAATCACATCGAGAGTTTCCTCGCGGATTTGCGCGCTGTCATTCGCGAGGAGCTCGGCCACCGCCGGTATGTCCCCGGTGCTCACGAGCGCATCGGAGACAGGCGCCATCAGGTCACGCCGGCTGGCGATACGCGACAGGCTGCCCGAGCCCGGATGACTGCGGATAATTGCCAGCAGATCCTCCTCGGACAGCAGGGGAGAGAATTCCAGAAGGGGAGCGGCGACGGACAGGTCCGGATCACGGGCGAGCGCCCGAACGGCGCGCGCCACCTCGGGCGGCACATTCGATACCTCGGAAAGGGAGCGGGCCAGGGCGGCGCGGACCCGACTCAACTGGTCGGCCGCCAGAATATCGATCATCTCGGTGATCATGTTTTGCAGTTTTTCAGCCTGTCCCGGCGCAAGCCCGGGTGCGAACGTCCGGACCTTGCGCGCCAGGGCCAGCCTGACATCATCGTCGGGATCGCGTGCGAGGCGCACATCGGCCTGAAGCGGTGTCTTCGGGTTGGCCGCTGTCGCGGCCCTCACGCCGGAATCAGGATCGCCCGCCAGGTAATAGAGAACTTCGGGATGCGAATCGGCCCGCCCGGCCACGCGGCGGCGAACCTTGCCCTTGGCATGCTGGATCAGGTCGCGTTCGCGCGAATAGCCGAGCCGGCCCGGCAGTCTGAGGCGGAGGGCGTCCATCAGCTTCATGGCGCGGCCTCGGGAATCTGCGAATGCCCGGCCCGTGCCGCCCCGGTGTGGCCCGAACCCATGCGGGCCTTGCTTTCACGCTTGACGGCGTACATCTCGCTATCGGCCCGAGCGGCGATATCGGCGACAGATTCGGTCGAGTGGGGTTCGACCATGGCGAGCCCGATGGACAGCGCGACCGGCCGCCGGGGATCCGTGGTGTATTTGCCGAGCACCTCCCCCGCGTTCGCGAGTTGGGCCACCTTGGCGAGTGCGCCCGGACGATCGGTATCGTCAAGCCAAAGGGCGAATTCATCACCGCCCAGACGCGCAACCAGATCGTTGATACGCGTTTCCTGCGTGAGCAGCGCGGCCACCTCGCGAAGCGCCTCGTCCCCGGCCTGATGGCCCAGGCGGTCGTTCACTTCCTTGAAGTGATTGAGATCGATGAAGCAGAGCGCTGCCGGCCGGCCCGCGCGGCGAACTCGGGCCAGGCGGGTCTCCGCTTCCTCGTAGAACACCCGGCGATTGGCGAGGCCCGTCAGCGAATCGGTGCGCGACAGATCGGCCAGCATCTCCTTGTTTTCAACCTGCGCAAGCACAACGCCCATCTGACTGGCGATCCGCTCGAACAGGGTTTCGGCCCCCTCTTCCGCATCGGCGCCGAGCCAGACCATCAATGCCGCCTGCCGTACGCCGCGGCGCGTCACGGGATGCGCCAGAAGACGCCGTTCGCCAATGGGCCGGTCCGATTGGGCGCCCATGTCATCGAGGGCCGGAATGAGCCCCGCCAATTCGGCCGCCGCCGGCACCGGCCCATCGGCCGCCGCCAGAACAAGCCCGCCCGAGCCGCCCTCGGGTCTGAGAAGGGCCGACGCCTCGGCCCCGAGCCCGTGCCGGATGACCCGGACCGCCGTGGAGAGCATGTCGCCGGCCTCGATCTCATCGTGGATCTTGCGAAATATCCGGTCGAGAATCCGGTCGTGGTTGCGGACGCGCGCCAGATCGCGTGCCCGGGCGCGCTCGGCGGTGACATCGCGGCAAATGCCGCGCGCCCCCACCCGTCGGCGCTTGCCGTCGAGCAGGCCGATGGCGTGGGCCAGAAAAATGCGCGACGTCCCATCGGCCGCGAACATCGTCAACTCGACATCCTCGAGGGTCTCATCGGCGCGGAACGGGTCGGCCCCGTCGATCAGTTCGTCCACAAAATCGTGTGCCTGCCGGCCGACGAGGTCGCGCGCGCTGTAGCCCAGAGCACCCCGCGGGGAAACGAAAACGAACCGGCCCGTATTGTCTGTTTCCCAGGCGAAGTCGCTGGTGAGCTCGATCAGATCCTTGTAGCGCTCGCGCGATTCCACAAGCGCGGCACTCAGATTGCGGTCCAGCGTCACATCCCGCCCCAGCATCGTCACTGTTCCGTCGCTATCCGCCACAGC
It contains:
- a CDS encoding sensor domain-containing diguanylate cyclase, whose product is MFSRLFAYLGRSRPSSGPRADGFLAACLEPALCVDARNTPVWLNLAARRACGDDLTPDTVVAFRELADRVRQSGVPGTARIVLAPDRGERLFDFTAVADSDGTVTMLGRDVTLDRNLSAALVESRERYKDLIELTSDFAWETDNTGRFVFVSPRGALGYSARDLVGRQAHDFVDELIDGADPFRADETLEDVELTMFAADGTSRIFLAHAIGLLDGKRRRVGARGICRDVTAERARARDLARVRNHDRILDRIFRKIHDEIEAGDMLSTAVRVIRHGLGAEASALLRPEGGSGGLVLAAADGPVPAAAELAGLIPALDDMGAQSDRPIGERRLLAHPVTRRGVRQAALMVWLGADAEEGAETLFERIASQMGVVLAQVENKEMLADLSRTDSLTGLANRRVFYEEAETRLARVRRAGRPAALCFIDLNHFKEVNDRLGHQAGDEALREVAALLTQETRINDLVARLGGDEFALWLDDTDRPGALAKVAQLANAGEVLGKYTTDPRRPVALSIGLAMVEPHSTESVADIAARADSEMYAVKRESKARMGSGHTGAARAGHSQIPEAAP
- the argB gene encoding acetylglutamate kinase, translating into MKTTKPAEKNVWLEKAKTLSEALPYMRRYAGSTFVIKYGGHAMGDEHLASTFARDVVLLKQVGINPVVVHGGGPQIAAMLERLKIKSEFVDGLRVTDAATVDIVEMVLSGSINKQIVSAINKAGGNAIGLSGKDGNLITARKLTKTQRATDSNIEKILDLGFVGEPKEVNPRLLQDMQNSAVIPVIAPIGVGTRGETYNINADTAAGAVASAIKATRFYLLTDVAGVLDRDGNLLTDLDLEEAEARISDGTITGGMIPKVETCMSAVRAGVEASVIIDGRTPHALLLEIFTAHGAGTLIRGTGSDKAGEQPVSE
- a CDS encoding DUF2336 domain-containing protein; its protein translation is MKLMDALRLRLPGRLGYSRERDLIQHAKGKVRRRVAGRADSHPEVLYYLAGDPDSGVRAATAANPKTPLQADVRLARDPDDDVRLALARKVRTFAPGLAPGQAEKLQNMITEMIDILAADQLSRVRAALARSLSEVSNVPPEVARAVRALARDPDLSVAAPLLEFSPLLSEEDLLAIIRSHPGSGSLSRIASRRDLMAPVSDALVSTGDIPAVAELLANDSAQIREETLDVIADHAREIKAWHAPLVRRTQIPGPTLARIARFVSRSLLKELSRRTDLSPAVLHSIARVMEKRLQETESDATAGEPPAARARRLHAAGELTADVLSEAVAARESAFIAAGLACLADLPEEVATKIIDSASARGITALVWKAGLGMRLSTTLQMRVARVSPASVLHPKAGVDFPLSTSEMEWQISFFLDLGDSVAA